Proteins from one Pantoea cypripedii genomic window:
- a CDS encoding efflux RND transporter periplasmic adaptor subunit codes for MRLRKTLFSVGLLLAVIGTALGWRLMVHQDAPLTTAPVMQKDLEHQVLASGTLSLAKQVNIGAQVNGQITALHARPGDQVKKGDLLVEIDPVLQENALRKAQASLNSTAAQLTLRRQQVKHLARILQRQKILRAAEGVSQADVERAEMDLITARQEVAVLESQRQQALVEVDSAKANIRYTRITAPMDGTVLSNVAQVGQTIVSAQAAPILMVLGDLHSLLVKAKISEADITQVAAGQPVWFTVAAQPDKKYAAQLDLIAALPESATAGAGTAPALAGHSDEAVYYHATFQVDNHDGQLRPAMHAQVRIITQRIADALVIPLAALGARLEEQRFEVQVADSRGKSQPRQVTVGLINGNDVQIVAGLAAGERVVIPAL; via the coding sequence ATGAGGCTGCGGAAAACGCTGTTCAGCGTCGGGTTACTGCTGGCCGTGATCGGCACGGCTCTGGGATGGCGCTTGATGGTGCATCAGGACGCACCGCTCACCACCGCGCCAGTCATGCAAAAGGACCTCGAACATCAGGTGCTGGCCAGCGGCACCCTGTCACTGGCGAAACAGGTGAATATTGGTGCGCAGGTCAACGGACAAATCACGGCGTTGCATGCCAGACCGGGCGATCAGGTCAAAAAAGGCGATTTGCTGGTTGAGATCGATCCTGTCTTGCAGGAAAACGCGCTGCGTAAAGCGCAGGCCAGCCTGAACAGCACGGCGGCACAACTTACCCTGCGCAGGCAGCAGGTTAAACATCTGGCACGGATTCTCCAGCGGCAAAAAATCCTGCGCGCTGCCGAGGGGGTGTCGCAGGCCGATGTTGAACGCGCCGAAATGGATCTCATCACCGCACGCCAGGAAGTGGCGGTGCTGGAAAGCCAGCGGCAACAGGCTCTGGTGGAAGTCGACAGCGCCAAAGCCAATATCCGCTACACACGGATCACCGCGCCGATGGATGGAACGGTACTCAGCAATGTCGCACAGGTGGGGCAAACCATCGTCTCCGCTCAGGCGGCACCGATATTAATGGTGCTGGGTGATCTCCATAGCCTGCTGGTCAAAGCAAAAATCTCTGAGGCCGATATTACTCAGGTCGCGGCAGGACAACCGGTGTGGTTCACGGTGGCCGCTCAGCCCGATAAGAAATATGCCGCACAGCTCGACCTGATCGCAGCCTTGCCCGAGAGCGCCACCGCTGGCGCGGGGACGGCTCCTGCCCTCGCCGGTCACAGTGACGAAGCGGTTTATTATCACGCCACCTTCCAGGTGGATAACCACGATGGTCAGTTACGTCCCGCCATGCATGCTCAGGTACGGATTATCACGCAACGTATCGCTGATGCGTTAGTCATCCCGCTGGCAGCCCTCGGCGCCAGGCTGGAAGAACAACGCTTTGAGGTGCAGGTTGCCGACAGCCGGGGGAAATCACAGCCGCGTCAGGTCACGGTGGGGTTGATTAATGGTAATGACGTACAAATTGTCGCTGGCCTGGCAGCAGGCGAACGCGTGGTGATCCCGGCATTATGA
- a CDS encoding peptidase domain-containing ABC transporter, translating into MKNKTRKTFIPEMVFQQETAECGLACISMFAAALGQQEDLPSLRARFPLTSAGASLHQLTDILGQLNINVLPIRFDVKEMEALPLPAILHFGGNHFVFIAARKGRYVHLFNPASGEAVYRLDTLLEHFTGYAIIADYSSQVTAAPAEVRPRRRPLLPGVQIPFRWRIFTGSLLVGMLAFLQPLLFSRVLDKGAFPQNFGLWTPFIVVTLAVVLSALLDLGLVRLGIAQQRSLSRNYIPGLFNQLLQKPMTWFEQRSAADMNQRFSSLARILVQRGGLLNTLWIALLTTLLSTIAMFWLHPLLGSLALLVILIYGAISSWYSSQREALHHATENLSGEYQAFTYETLNCIGLVKSAGLQHERCAKFAQKNENLLNSVTQLQWLSARQSRSYQLLASLENIAMLGVAMYLFAQQALTVGQLFAFVMFKQLALGAATRFYMAWIQVRESRVMVQRAQELLPEATPASPTTSARRHFSALRCENFSFAYTPGRPVFTRSDLQFQAGEKIAVIGLSGSGKSSLLKVLCGWYQPQQGQLTVDGETGNWADLQQLAFYQRSEDTLLQASVLDNVLLFNQRGKSGQAIQLLHQLDLEACIAALPHGHRSQISHRNPLLSAGQQQRLMLARALCSDKPLLLLDEPTANLDKQAATRAIDAILASEKTILVALHDRQLAQRFDRVIRLQDGKLQVMSGDACAMGERPA; encoded by the coding sequence ATGAAGAACAAGACCCGCAAGACCTTCATCCCAGAGATGGTTTTTCAGCAGGAAACCGCCGAGTGCGGCCTGGCCTGTATCAGTATGTTTGCTGCGGCATTGGGACAGCAGGAGGATCTCCCCAGCCTGCGCGCACGCTTTCCCCTCACCAGCGCGGGTGCCTCGCTGCACCAGCTGACGGATATTCTCGGCCAGCTCAATATTAACGTGCTGCCGATCCGCTTTGATGTGAAAGAGATGGAAGCGCTGCCGTTACCGGCTATTTTGCATTTTGGTGGTAACCATTTTGTGTTTATCGCCGCACGCAAAGGGCGTTACGTCCACCTGTTTAATCCTGCTTCTGGCGAGGCGGTGTACCGGCTGGATACCTTACTGGAACACTTCACCGGCTACGCGATCATTGCCGATTATTCCAGCCAGGTGACGGCGGCTCCTGCGGAAGTACGCCCGCGACGCAGACCGTTGCTACCCGGGGTGCAGATCCCCTTTCGCTGGCGCATCTTTACCGGTTCGCTGCTGGTCGGGATGCTGGCTTTTTTGCAGCCCCTGCTGTTTTCCCGCGTACTGGATAAAGGGGCCTTTCCGCAGAATTTTGGTCTCTGGACACCTTTTATCGTCGTTACCCTGGCGGTGGTTCTCTCAGCATTGCTCGATCTGGGGCTGGTGCGGCTGGGCATCGCGCAGCAACGCAGCCTGTCGCGCAATTATATCCCTGGCCTGTTTAATCAGCTGCTGCAAAAACCGATGACCTGGTTTGAACAGCGTTCCGCTGCCGATATGAATCAGCGGTTCTCTTCGCTGGCCCGCATTCTGGTGCAACGCGGCGGCCTGCTTAACACGCTGTGGATAGCCTTGCTGACCACCCTGCTTTCCACCATCGCCATGTTCTGGCTGCATCCGTTGCTGGGATCTCTGGCACTGCTGGTGATCCTGATTTATGGCGCGATCAGCAGCTGGTACAGCAGCCAGCGTGAGGCATTACACCACGCCACGGAGAACTTATCAGGGGAATATCAGGCATTTACCTATGAAACCCTGAATTGCATTGGGCTGGTTAAATCGGCGGGTCTGCAACATGAACGCTGCGCAAAGTTCGCGCAGAAAAACGAAAACCTGCTCAACAGCGTGACGCAACTGCAATGGCTAAGCGCCAGACAATCACGCAGTTATCAGTTGCTCGCCAGCCTGGAAAATATTGCCATGCTGGGCGTGGCGATGTATCTGTTTGCCCAGCAGGCGCTGACCGTGGGTCAGCTGTTCGCCTTTGTGATGTTTAAACAGCTGGCACTGGGGGCCGCCACCCGCTTTTATATGGCGTGGATTCAGGTGAGAGAAAGCCGGGTGATGGTACAACGCGCGCAGGAGCTGCTACCCGAGGCAACGCCCGCGTCCCCCACAACTTCAGCCAGACGGCACTTCTCGGCATTACGCTGTGAAAATTTCAGCTTTGCTTACACGCCAGGCCGACCGGTTTTTACCCGCTCAGACCTTCAGTTCCAGGCCGGGGAAAAAATCGCCGTCATCGGTCTCTCCGGCAGCGGAAAGAGTTCGCTGCTGAAAGTGCTGTGCGGCTGGTATCAGCCACAGCAGGGGCAGCTCACGGTGGATGGGGAGACCGGCAACTGGGCGGATTTGCAGCAGCTGGCTTTTTATCAGCGCAGCGAAGACACCCTGTTGCAGGCCAGCGTGCTGGACAATGTTCTGTTGTTTAACCAACGGGGCAAGAGCGGCCAGGCGATACAACTTCTCCACCAGCTGGATCTCGAAGCCTGTATCGCGGCACTGCCACATGGTCATCGCAGCCAGATCTCCCACCGCAATCCGTTACTTTCAGCCGGGCAGCAACAGCGTCTGATGCTGGCGCGAGCACTGTGCAGCGACAAGCCGTTGTTACTGTTAGACGAACCGACCGCCAACCTCGATAAACAGGCCGCCACCCGCGCTATCGATGCCATCCTGGCGAGCGAGAAAACGATTCTGGTGGCGCTGCATGACAGGCAGCTGGCCCAGCGTTTTGACCGGGTGATTAGGTTGCAGGACGGCAAGTTGCAGGTGATGTCAGGTGATGCCTGCGCCATGGGAGAGCGGCCAGCATGA
- a CDS encoding scabin-related ADP-ribosyltransferase, whose product MSAIKRLRLWRNPLSVLVMTACASMSATAQTVPATYGIDNKDVPPHCLPQADSDPDWASAEIRQEKWYQNWKLSTTTYCVNPMNLERDNAKNGQFQKTVLRTDHRWLFRGDVSTNVARIFTVGLIPNEPDSAAASEDWSPPLLLTPGSNHQSALTSTSYRPGVAMVFGAAAEGDREPAAYVLDPPGGVDVNGSYGMSAGAVWEEVAMLGGIQTGYIRGAYLNEVPGSTFPSGYKDNINYHRYQPLPENQQEIMVTTTGNQFADIILKVDGQFHEDGIYRLPDQMSAKIEAYDKAGHPLHVRWRVYDMDKWLTSATCLMVSPSMQANRRIVISASESYADTPQLQGCSSFQKTSLQDTEFVAGPALAGNTRQALNGKYGAWTAGNVTLVSESLAALSDRRKLLNTAAQAIDLHDYRSSKYGPGSPGYIEQDFRSDSLASNSGRWNQIAFRLGNNPQTWCTDARNGYPDTRYAGDQRVRVSIIDKGSLQVVADKEFNIGVAQKKPASSGWMDPQWHTVSLAFKPTGADQDYTIRFESTSETGKACGALIAGLDFSADSAR is encoded by the coding sequence ATGTCCGCAATCAAACGCCTCCGCTTATGGCGGAATCCACTGTCAGTGCTGGTCATGACGGCCTGTGCCAGTATGTCTGCTACCGCACAGACAGTTCCAGCAACGTATGGCATCGATAACAAAGATGTTCCCCCGCATTGCCTGCCTCAGGCTGATAGCGATCCTGACTGGGCGAGCGCAGAAATTCGCCAGGAAAAGTGGTATCAGAACTGGAAACTCAGCACCACAACCTATTGTGTTAACCCGATGAACCTGGAGCGGGATAATGCAAAAAATGGCCAGTTTCAGAAAACAGTATTACGTACCGATCATCGCTGGTTATTTCGTGGTGATGTCAGTACCAACGTCGCACGCATTTTTACCGTGGGTCTGATTCCCAATGAGCCAGACAGTGCGGCGGCCAGCGAGGACTGGTCACCGCCACTCCTCCTCACGCCAGGATCGAATCATCAATCGGCGCTGACCAGCACATCCTATCGTCCTGGCGTGGCGATGGTTTTTGGCGCTGCCGCCGAGGGTGACCGGGAGCCGGCGGCTTATGTTCTCGACCCACCGGGAGGCGTGGATGTTAACGGATCTTATGGCATGTCTGCTGGCGCCGTCTGGGAGGAAGTGGCCATGCTGGGAGGGATCCAGACCGGTTATATCCGTGGTGCGTATTTAAATGAAGTGCCAGGCAGCACCTTCCCCTCCGGATATAAAGACAATATCAACTACCATCGTTACCAGCCCTTGCCGGAAAATCAGCAGGAAATCATGGTGACCACTACCGGCAATCAGTTTGCCGATATCATTCTGAAGGTTGACGGCCAATTTCACGAGGATGGCATTTATCGTCTGCCTGATCAGATGTCAGCAAAAATAGAGGCTTATGATAAAGCGGGTCATCCTTTGCATGTTCGCTGGCGCGTATACGACATGGATAAATGGTTAACCAGCGCCACCTGTCTGATGGTCTCTCCCAGCATGCAGGCTAACCGCCGCATCGTCATATCGGCGTCAGAATCCTATGCCGACACGCCTCAGCTGCAAGGATGCAGCAGCTTTCAAAAAACCTCATTGCAGGACACCGAATTTGTGGCAGGTCCGGCGTTGGCAGGAAATACCCGGCAGGCGTTAAATGGAAAATATGGTGCATGGACTGCGGGCAATGTCACGCTGGTATCAGAGTCGCTGGCCGCACTGAGCGACAGGCGTAAATTGCTGAACACCGCGGCACAGGCCATTGACCTGCATGACTACCGTAGCAGCAAATATGGACCGGGTTCGCCCGGATATATCGAACAGGACTTCAGAAGTGACAGCCTCGCCAGTAACAGCGGGCGGTGGAATCAGATTGCTTTCCGGCTCGGGAATAACCCACAAACCTGGTGTACCGATGCGCGCAATGGCTATCCGGACACGCGTTATGCGGGCGATCAGCGCGTCAGGGTAAGCATTATCGACAAAGGCTCTTTGCAGGTTGTAGCCGATAAAGAGTTTAACATCGGTGTTGCGCAGAAAAAGCCAGCATCCTCAGGCTGGATGGATCCGCAGTGGCATACCGTTTCTCTGGCTTTTAAACCCACAGGGGCGGATCAGGATTATACCATCCGGTTTGAATCGACCAGTGAAACCGGGAAAGCGTGTGGTGCGTTGATCGCGGGGCTGGATTTCAGCGCTGATTCGGCAAGGTGA
- a CDS encoding TcdA/TcdB catalytic glycosyltransferase domain-containing protein, with the protein MTQTGFVSNTSIPITSSSLTLSNAGSAFNAPSNMAFISNVTMSDLHSNISCLSGASGSAVIGEQGQPGKITIPKIAHFVWEGKNISEKHLFNILNFKRLNPDFAVKIWTTRPASINRTLDKMLNGENAEYRYLAFNFSDRSDGCLFLQTTDPRELFSGIGAGVSAGWARETSGCFNNQAAASDITRLAALYQFGGTYFDVDVYMTGKFECPIYNPYQPGTSGILTYGNPIITAIKQSPALFAALQTINENYTCLPRKTDDSFYAFNDMFTFERKRRFEAADVWDVKRTTKSGRIQGTMSMTGIDVFKEGWWPEANPIGCGNMIFGHHTDHDMHPTKASLLKQHKILTEEMSKEGLDQKQKEWDIYMSQSSDWRAKSNDCMVFTDHELTRDERMKKMNEPLSRHWRKDVDAYAESYKNISTLKSRRSSS; encoded by the coding sequence ATGACTCAAACAGGCTTTGTTTCAAATACTTCTATCCCGATTACTTCTTCATCTTTAACCCTGTCAAATGCCGGATCTGCTTTCAATGCGCCATCGAACATGGCGTTTATTAGTAATGTGACAATGTCCGATTTACATTCTAATATTTCGTGTCTCAGCGGCGCTTCAGGTTCAGCGGTTATCGGAGAACAAGGGCAGCCCGGTAAGATAACCATCCCCAAAATAGCCCATTTCGTGTGGGAAGGGAAAAATATATCTGAAAAACACCTTTTTAATATTCTGAATTTTAAGCGACTCAACCCTGATTTTGCAGTGAAGATTTGGACTACCCGTCCGGCATCGATTAACCGTACTTTGGATAAGATGTTAAATGGTGAAAATGCGGAATACCGCTATCTGGCCTTTAACTTTAGCGATAGATCAGATGGATGCCTTTTTCTTCAAACGACTGATCCTCGTGAGCTTTTTTCTGGTATCGGGGCTGGGGTCTCTGCCGGATGGGCCAGGGAGACATCGGGATGTTTTAATAATCAGGCGGCGGCGTCAGATATTACCCGGCTTGCCGCTTTATACCAGTTCGGCGGAACCTACTTTGATGTTGATGTTTATATGACGGGTAAATTCGAGTGTCCGATATATAACCCTTATCAGCCAGGAACGAGTGGAATATTAACCTATGGCAACCCGATCATTACAGCGATAAAACAGAGTCCTGCGTTGTTTGCGGCACTTCAGACTATTAACGAAAATTATACCTGCCTGCCAAGAAAAACTGACGATTCCTTTTACGCTTTTAATGATATGTTCACATTCGAAAGAAAAAGACGTTTTGAAGCGGCTGATGTCTGGGATGTAAAAAGGACAACAAAATCAGGACGCATTCAGGGCACCATGAGTATGACTGGCATCGATGTTTTTAAAGAAGGCTGGTGGCCTGAAGCGAATCCAATAGGTTGCGGTAATATGATATTTGGACATCATACCGATCATGATATGCATCCAACAAAAGCATCGCTGCTTAAACAACATAAGATTCTGACGGAAGAAATGAGTAAAGAGGGGTTGGACCAGAAACAAAAAGAGTGGGATATATACATGTCACAATCCAGTGACTGGAGAGCTAAGTCTAATGATTGTATGGTGTTCACTGACCATGAGCTGACGCGTGATGAACGCATGAAAAAGATGAATGAACCGCTCTCGCGGCACTGGAGAAAGGATGTGGATGCTTATGCAGAATCTTATAAAAATATATCGACGCTGAAATCCAGACGCAGCAGTTCCTGA
- a CDS encoding ABC transporter permease: protein MKTTIANEPPLLQLCAVAKHYGDDDNRTTALSQISLSIQRGEMVALMGPSGSGKSTLLNILGCLDAVSAGSYLIEGRDTQHLSADELAWLRRKYFGFVFQRYQLITRQSASDNVALPAIYAGLPRAQRQQRAQALLARLGLSGREHALPGQLSGGQQQRVSIARALTNGGEVILADEPTGALDRQTGAEVMAILRDLQRQGHTVIIVTHDASVAALADRVIRICDGAMVADERSAPPGNPPRLNPPQPATLSRLDAWYEAWRMALAALRGQPLRAALTMLGIVIGITAVSCMVGLGQGARERVVADIKAMGYNTFTLYPGSGWGDRQARFLTTLTAQDAALLRTFQGIEQVSPLINTSAVLQNGRRQIQTQLLGVSEHYFALNGKQANQGALFTAEDVRRSHPSVVIDENTRRALFDPLDNPVGKTLQINDVMTTVAGIIPNDSFQKNAVVYLPFSVLQMRQRVRRDVDAIMYKVSDGADTALISARVTQAVTLWHGKQDFFIFSAEEVTKAVEKSAATLTLLVLTIAFIALLIGGIGVMNMMLVSVTERTHEIGVRLALGARQRDILQQFLSEALVVCSAGGLIGVLLSALISQFSPLLFDEIPLLFSPLSVAVAVMCSMATGLVFGYVPAQRAARLHPVVALSRE from the coding sequence ATGAAAACCACGATAGCCAACGAACCCCCGTTGCTGCAGTTATGCGCGGTGGCAAAACATTATGGTGACGACGATAACCGCACCACGGCATTAAGCCAGATTTCTCTCAGTATCCAGCGCGGTGAAATGGTGGCCCTGATGGGACCTTCCGGTTCCGGCAAATCCACCCTGTTGAATATCCTGGGGTGTCTCGACGCTGTCAGCGCGGGAAGCTACCTCATTGAAGGGCGTGATACTCAGCATTTGTCGGCTGACGAGCTGGCGTGGCTACGGCGTAAATATTTCGGCTTTGTCTTTCAGCGTTACCAGTTAATCACGCGCCAGAGCGCCAGCGATAACGTCGCTCTGCCCGCCATCTATGCCGGGTTACCCCGTGCACAGCGCCAGCAACGGGCACAGGCACTGCTGGCCCGGCTGGGGCTGTCGGGACGTGAACACGCCCTGCCCGGCCAGCTCTCCGGCGGGCAGCAGCAGCGGGTCAGCATTGCCCGCGCGCTGACCAACGGTGGTGAGGTGATCCTTGCCGATGAGCCAACCGGCGCGCTGGACAGGCAAACCGGGGCAGAAGTGATGGCCATCCTGCGCGATTTACAACGCCAGGGTCACACCGTGATTATCGTGACCCATGATGCCAGCGTGGCAGCCTTAGCCGATCGCGTTATCCGTATCTGTGATGGCGCGATGGTCGCCGATGAGCGTAGCGCCCCGCCCGGTAATCCGCCGCGCTTAAATCCCCCCCAGCCTGCCACACTCTCCCGTCTCGACGCATGGTATGAAGCATGGCGCATGGCACTGGCGGCGCTTCGGGGTCAGCCGCTGCGGGCCGCATTGACCATGCTGGGCATCGTGATTGGCATCACTGCGGTGTCCTGCATGGTCGGGCTTGGCCAGGGCGCCAGGGAGCGGGTGGTCGCCGATATCAAAGCGATGGGGTATAACACCTTCACCCTGTATCCGGGCAGCGGCTGGGGAGATCGGCAGGCACGCTTTCTCACTACGCTGACGGCGCAGGATGCTGCGCTGTTGCGCACGTTTCAGGGCATCGAGCAGGTGTCACCGCTGATCAACACCTCCGCTGTGCTGCAAAACGGTCGCCGCCAGATCCAGACGCAATTGCTGGGCGTCAGCGAACATTATTTCGCCCTGAACGGTAAACAGGCTAACCAGGGGGCGTTATTCACCGCAGAAGATGTGCGGCGCAGCCATCCGTCGGTGGTGATTGATGAGAATACCCGCCGTGCGCTGTTCGACCCGCTCGATAATCCCGTCGGTAAAACCCTGCAGATTAATGATGTGATGACCACGGTGGCCGGCATCATCCCGAACGATAGCTTCCAGAAGAATGCGGTGGTCTATCTCCCCTTCAGCGTGTTGCAGATGCGCCAGCGGGTACGGCGGGATGTCGATGCCATCATGTATAAAGTCAGCGATGGCGCAGATACGGCGCTGATCAGCGCCCGCGTTACCCAGGCGGTGACACTCTGGCACGGCAAACAGGATTTTTTCATTTTCTCTGCGGAAGAGGTCACCAAAGCGGTAGAAAAATCCGCCGCGACGCTGACACTGCTGGTGCTGACCATTGCGTTTATCGCGCTGTTGATTGGCGGAATTGGCGTGATGAATATGATGCTGGTTTCCGTCACCGAGCGCACGCATGAGATTGGGGTACGCCTGGCGCTGGGGGCCAGGCAGCGCGATATCCTGCAACAATTTCTTAGCGAAGCATTAGTGGTTTGCAGCGCCGGAGGTCTGATTGGTGTGCTGCTTTCCGCCCTGATTAGTCAGTTCTCCCCGCTGTTATTCGATGAAATCCCCCTGCTGTTCTCACCGCTGTCCGTGGCGGTGGCGGTGATGTGCTCAATGGCAACCGGCCTGGTGTTCGGTTATGTCCCTGCACAGCGGGCGGCCCGGCTTCATCCCGTCGTTGCACTCAGCAGGGAATAA
- a CDS encoding efflux transporter outer membrane subunit produces MQKKLTWLYALGLLAGCQQSSVPDVDSVKKQLEMPTSWQHGQSAAQPSSSGQQAWWTTFNDPQLNKLVAALLARNNNLAAAVYRLHEAELNAGLADSQLLPDVSAGLDGAVGKQVNTGQPSRRAYSGNLSLRYELDIWQKIAASRDMAHWEATATGFDLAAARLRLTGSALELYWRQQYLLERLQLEQRNADALARLHQIARVRFRLGEGSRLEVLQAEQDQLWQQQQQSQLRYLQQENLRALAILFNQAPTAPLPCTIAPASKLTLTPLTAPLPASILARRPDLQAAEYRLRLKLTNIGVTQQSFYPTLVLNSNLSSGGGRDLMKVLHDPVGTVGGAILFPFLHFNEMRLKTRVAEDQYSQSVALFKDAFYTALKEVEDALASRQRYYEEQLSLQRAEEMAEHTLTLAELAWQTGQLSLKEVLTQRQALARQQQQLAENRMNRNLAEMKLWQALGGGG; encoded by the coding sequence ATGCAGAAGAAACTCACCTGGCTTTACGCCCTTGGCCTGCTGGCCGGTTGTCAGCAGTCATCCGTACCGGATGTGGACAGCGTCAAAAAGCAGCTGGAGATGCCGACATCATGGCAGCATGGGCAATCTGCCGCGCAACCCTCATCATCCGGGCAGCAAGCCTGGTGGACAACCTTTAACGATCCGCAACTCAATAAGTTGGTGGCGGCGCTGCTGGCGCGTAACAACAACCTGGCGGCGGCGGTTTACCGCCTGCATGAAGCGGAGCTGAATGCCGGTCTGGCCGATAGCCAGCTGCTGCCTGATGTCTCTGCGGGTCTGGATGGTGCGGTGGGTAAGCAGGTCAATACCGGGCAGCCGAGCCGACGCGCTTACAGCGGTAACCTGTCGCTGCGCTATGAGCTGGATATCTGGCAGAAGATCGCCGCCAGCCGCGATATGGCGCACTGGGAAGCCACTGCCACCGGTTTCGATCTGGCCGCTGCCCGCCTCAGACTCACGGGCAGCGCGCTGGAGTTATACTGGCGGCAACAGTATCTGCTGGAGCGGCTGCAACTGGAGCAGCGTAACGCGGATGCTCTCGCCCGGCTGCATCAGATTGCCCGTGTCCGTTTTCGTCTGGGTGAAGGCAGCAGGCTGGAAGTGCTACAGGCGGAGCAGGATCAGCTCTGGCAACAGCAACAGCAATCTCAGCTGCGCTATCTGCAGCAGGAGAACCTGCGGGCGCTGGCGATTCTGTTTAATCAGGCTCCCACAGCCCCACTCCCCTGCACCATTGCCCCGGCCAGTAAGCTGACGCTGACGCCACTGACAGCCCCCTTACCGGCATCGATCCTCGCCAGACGCCCTGACTTGCAGGCAGCGGAGTACCGGCTGCGCCTGAAGCTGACCAATATTGGCGTCACGCAGCAAAGTTTTTATCCCACTCTGGTATTAAACAGCAACCTGAGTTCTGGCGGCGGGCGTGATCTGATGAAAGTCCTGCACGACCCTGTCGGCACGGTGGGTGGCGCGATCCTCTTCCCCTTTTTGCATTTCAATGAGATGCGCTTAAAGACCCGCGTCGCTGAAGATCAATATTCTCAGTCTGTAGCGCTGTTTAAGGACGCATTTTATACCGCGCTGAAGGAGGTCGAAGATGCGCTGGCCTCACGTCAGCGTTATTACGAGGAGCAACTCAGTCTGCAACGCGCGGAGGAAATGGCTGAACATACCCTTACCCTCGCGGAACTGGCCTGGCAGACCGGGCAGCTTTCCCTGAAAGAGGTGCTGACACAACGCCAGGCGCTGGCCAGGCAGCAGCAACAGCTGGCGGAAAATCGAATGAATCGCAACCTGGCAGAGATGAAACTGTGGCAGGCGTTGGGTGGTGGGGGTTAA
- the uhpT gene encoding hexose-6-phosphate:phosphate antiporter → MLAFLQQVRKPPLNLPLDVRRKMWFKPFMQSYLVVFIGYMTMYLIRKNFNIAQNDMISTYGLSMTQLGMIGLGFSITYGVGKTLLSYYADGKNTKQFLPLMLILSAICMLGFSASMGTGSVSLFLMIAFYALSGFFQSTGGSCSYSTITKWTPRRKRGTYLGMWNISHNLGGAGAAGVALFGANFLFNGHVIGMFIFPSIIALVVGFIGLRYGSDSPESYGLGKAEELFGEEVSEEDKIAEDDSMTKWQIFVTYVLKNKVIWLLCFANIFLYVVRIGIDQWSTVYAYQELKLSKEVAIQGFTLFEAGALVGTLLWGWLSDLANGRRGLVACIALALIIATLGIYQHATNEFVYLASLFALGFLVFGPQLLIGVAAVGFVPKKAIGSADGIKGTFAYLIGDSFAKLGLGMIADGTPVFGLTGWAGTFAALDAAAIACILLMAMVAVLEERKIRREKRLQQVNAA, encoded by the coding sequence ATGCTGGCCTTTCTTCAACAGGTGCGTAAGCCACCGCTGAACCTGCCGCTCGATGTGCGGCGGAAGATGTGGTTCAAGCCCTTTATGCAGTCCTATCTGGTGGTGTTTATCGGCTACATGACCATGTATCTGATCCGCAAAAACTTCAACATTGCCCAGAACGACATGATATCAACCTATGGGCTGAGCATGACGCAGCTGGGGATGATTGGCCTGGGCTTTTCCATCACCTACGGCGTCGGCAAAACCCTGCTCTCCTATTATGCCGATGGCAAAAATACCAAGCAGTTCCTGCCCCTGATGCTGATTCTGTCGGCAATTTGTATGCTCGGCTTCAGTGCCAGTATGGGTACCGGTTCCGTCAGCCTGTTTCTGATGATCGCCTTCTACGCGCTGAGCGGTTTTTTCCAGAGTACCGGTGGCTCCTGCAGCTACTCCACCATCACCAAGTGGACACCCCGCCGCAAACGCGGCACTTACCTTGGCATGTGGAATATCTCCCATAATCTCGGTGGCGCAGGTGCGGCAGGCGTGGCGCTATTTGGCGCTAATTTTCTGTTTAATGGTCATGTGATTGGCATGTTCATTTTCCCCTCGATCATCGCGCTGGTGGTGGGCTTTATCGGCCTGCGTTATGGCAGCGATTCGCCGGAATCCTATGGGCTGGGTAAAGCCGAGGAACTGTTTGGCGAGGAAGTCAGCGAAGAGGACAAAATCGCCGAAGATGATTCGATGACCAAATGGCAGATCTTCGTCACATACGTGCTGAAAAATAAAGTGATTTGGCTGCTGTGCTTCGCCAACATCTTCCTGTATGTGGTGCGTATCGGCATCGACCAGTGGTCAACCGTCTATGCCTACCAGGAACTGAAACTGTCGAAAGAAGTCGCCATCCAGGGCTTTACCTTGTTTGAAGCCGGGGCGCTGGTCGGCACCCTGTTATGGGGCTGGCTGTCAGATCTGGCGAATGGACGTCGCGGGCTGGTTGCCTGTATCGCGCTGGCGTTGATTATCGCCACGCTGGGTATTTATCAGCACGCCACCAATGAGTTTGTCTATCTGGCTTCCCTGTTCGCGCTCGGTTTCCTGGTGTTTGGCCCGCAGTTGCTGATTGGCGTGGCGGCGGTTGGCTTCGTGCCGAAAAAAGCCATCGGTTCCGCCGACGGTATTAAAGGCACCTTTGCCTATCTGATCGGTGACAGCTTTGCCAAACTGGGGCTGGGTATGATCGCCGATGGCACCCCGGTATTTGGTCTGACTGGCTGGGCGGGCACCTTCGCCGCGCTGGATGCCGCCGCCATTGCGTGTATCCTGCTGATGGCGATGGTGGCGGTGCTGGAGGAGCGCAAAATCCGCCGTGAGAAACGCCTGCAACAGGTGAACGCTGCCTGA